AATCAATATATTGAACGTTTGATAACATTAAAATACCAACGATAATCAGGGCTGAAGCGGTCACCGCGGACGTAATCACCGTCAAAATTGGAGAGAAAAAGGCGGCGATGGCAAACAAGAGGGCAACGAAGACGGAAGATAACCCAGTACGGGCCCCCACGGCAACGCCGGAAGTCGATTCAACATAAGCCGTTGTCGGTGACGTGCCAAAGACTGCTCCTAAAGTTGTGGCGAGTGCACCACTAAAGAGCGCTTTACCAACGCCTTTGACTTCGCCGGATTCTTTGTCCACCATGCCGGCTTCGGTTGCCACCCCAACCAAGGTTCCCGACGTATCGAAAAGGCCAATGATGAAGAACGTCAGGATGACAATGATCATTTGAAACGAATTAATATTACCAAGGTGTGTCACGGCTTGACCAAAAATCGGTTGAACGCTCGGAACCCCACTGATAATCCCAGTTGGTAGGGGAATAATCCCGAAGATCATTCCGACTGCGGCGGTGATGAACATGCCCCAGAAAATACCACCAGTTACATTAGCGGTGACTAGCATGATGCCGACGATAATCCCGAAAATCGCCAACAAAACGGTGGGACTGTGCAAGTTACCCAGGGCGACCGCGTTGGACTTATTCGCAACGATAATCCCAGAGGTTTGTAGTCCTGAAAAAGCAATGAACAAGCCAATTCCGGCAGATACGGCGTATTTTAGCGCACTTGGAATCAAGTTGATCAGTTTATCGCGTAACTTGGAGAGCGTTAGTAGGATGAAAAGAATTCCGGCAACAAAGACTCCCGCCAAAGCGGTTTGCCAAGGAATGTGCCATTCCTGGACAACTGTATAAGTAAAGAAGGCATTCAGCCCCATCCCCGGTGCTAATGCTACGGGAAAATTGGCAACTAGCCCCATCAAGAGACAACCAACGATGGCCGCTAAAATCGTTGCGGTGAAGACGGCGGTCTTACTCATACCAGTACTTCCCAATAGTTCGGGATTTACGGCCAAAATATATGACATGGCTAAAAAGGTCGTCAGACCACCAATCAACTCGCGGCGGACTGAAGTGCGGTTTTCACGCAAATGAAATAATTGTTCTAGAATAATGACCCACTCCTAAAATTAATAAAAAACTAACAATTCAACAATTGTCTAGTATAACATACTGATTTTTAGGGTAACAGGGGATTAATCAGTTTATTGCCTCACGATGGCTTGTTTTTGGAATGGACCAGGTTTAGATGACTCTTCGGCAGCATGGGCAAGTTTTATGCCAAGTCGAAAGAAAGTTACTTTAAAAAAAGTCTTCATCGGTACGACGCTTGACATTCAGCAAAAAATGGCAGTATAAAGCAATCAATAGAATGAGAGCGGCTATTAAGTAGCAGAACAAAAAAACAGCGGTTCACTGCCAGATTAGGACCGTGAACCGCTGTTATTAAGCGTCATAATTAAGGTTGTTCTGTTTCATTGAGACCGACTGATTCATCATCAATCGTGTTTTCGGCTGCGTGGCGGTTGAAGAGTAAGTTAAGGCCAACTGCGGCTACACTACCAACGACCACCCCGTTGCTCAACATGATTTGAAGTGCACCAGGTAAGAATTGGAAGATATTGGTTTGCACCGTGACGCCCAAACCAAGACCAATCGAAACGGCTGCCACGAGTAAATTATTGTTATTGCGGAAATCGACTTGAGCTAACATTCGAATCCCTTGAATGCCAACGATCCCGAACATGACGACCATGGCGCCACCAAGTACTGGGTCGGGGATAATCGTCGCTAGCGCACCAATCTTAGGCAGTAGGCCCAATACAACTAAGAACGCAGCGGAAAAGTAAATTGGCTTTCGCGTCTTGACACCAGATAATTGAACGACGCCGACATTTTCAGAAAACGTTGAATAGGGGAAGGTACTGAACAAGCCACCGAGGATGACGGCAATTCCTTCTGCCCGGTAACCACGTTTTAAATCGTCGCCTTCAATTTTACGACCGGTAATGTCGCCAAGGGCAAAGAAGACCCCGGTCGATTCAACCATCGTTGTTAAGGAGACAAGGATCATGGTCAAAATGGATGACCATTCAAAGTGCGGGGTCCCAAAGTAAAAGAGGGTCGGTAAATGGAACCAGCTAGCTTCAGCGACGGGTTTTAAAGAAACCATCCCCATTGCCCCGGCAATCAAAGTCCCAACTAAAATACCAATCAGAATCGAAACGGATTTCATGAAGCCACGTGCAAACACGCTAATTAATAAAATAATTGCGATGGTGAGAAAACCAATGCCAAGTGCTTGCAAGTTACCGAAATCCTTGGCACTGGTGTCGCCGCCACCAAGATTTTGGAAGGCGACCGGAATCAGCGTGAATCCAATAATTGTGATTAGCGATCCCGTAACGACTGGTGGAAAGAGGTTCTTGATCTTTGAAAATAAGCCGGCAATCAGAAAAATAAAAATACCAGCACCAATGATTGAGCCATACATGGTCCCCAGCCCATATGTTTTACCGATTTGAATCAACGGATTGACGGCTTGAACGGCACAGCCAAGCACGACGGGAAGCCCGATTCCTGTTAGTGGTGTACGTTTTAATTGTAGGAACGTTGCGATCCCACACATGAAAATGTCGATTGAGACTAGGTAAGTTAATTGTTCTTGGCTGAAATGCAAGGCCGCGCCAATCAATAATGGCACGAGCACATCACCCGAATACATAGCTAACA
This Lactiplantibacillus plantarum DNA region includes the following protein-coding sequences:
- a CDS encoding NCS2 family permease is translated as MILEQLFHLRENRTSVRRELIGGLTTFLAMSYILAVNPELLGSTGMSKTAVFTATILAAIVGCLLMGLVANFPVALAPGMGLNAFFTYTVVQEWHIPWQTALAGVFVAGILFILLTLSKLRDKLINLIPSALKYAVSAGIGLFIAFSGLQTSGIIVANKSNAVALGNLHSPTVLLAIFGIIVGIMLVTANVTGGIFWGMFITAAVGMIFGIIPLPTGIISGVPSVQPIFGQAVTHLGNINSFQMIIVILTFFIIGLFDTSGTLVGVATEAGMVDKESGEVKGVGKALFSGALATTLGAVFGTSPTTAYVESTSGVAVGARTGLSSVFVALLFAIAAFFSPILTVITSAVTASALIIVGILMLSNVQYIDWTKFEIAVPAFFTMIMMLLTYSISEGLAVGFIFYPITMTVKGRWREVNALMWTMMVVFILYFAFVA
- a CDS encoding nucleobase:cation symporter-2 family protein produces the protein MKEVSAAPKITNVKAAILGFQHLLAMYSGDVLVPLLIGAALHFSQEQLTYLVSIDIFMCGIATFLQLKRTPLTGIGLPVVLGCAVQAVNPLIQIGKTYGLGTMYGSIIGAGIFIFLIAGLFSKIKNLFPPVVTGSLITIIGFTLIPVAFQNLGGGDTSAKDFGNLQALGIGFLTIAIILLISVFARGFMKSVSILIGILVGTLIAGAMGMVSLKPVAEASWFHLPTLFYFGTPHFEWSSILTMILVSLTTMVESTGVFFALGDITGRKIEGDDLKRGYRAEGIAVILGGLFSTFPYSTFSENVGVVQLSGVKTRKPIYFSAAFLVVLGLLPKIGALATIIPDPVLGGAMVVMFGIVGIQGIRMLAQVDFRNNNNLLVAAVSIGLGLGVTVQTNIFQFLPGALQIMLSNGVVVGSVAAVGLNLLFNRHAAENTIDDESVGLNETEQP